Proteins encoded in a region of the Streptomyces sp. NBC_00258 genome:
- a CDS encoding Lrp/AsnC family transcriptional regulator, producing the protein MAIDHLDGRLLVLLAREPRIGVLEMSRRLGVARGTVQARLDRLQSNGVIRGFGPQVDPAALGYPVTAFATLQIRQGQGADVRAHLTTVPEVLELHTTTGGGDMLCRLVARSNADLQRVIDRVVGFDGIVRASTAIVMENPVPLRIIPLVEQAAEDDD; encoded by the coding sequence ATGGCGATCGATCATCTGGACGGGCGGCTGCTGGTGCTGCTCGCGCGGGAGCCGCGCATCGGTGTGCTGGAGATGTCCCGGCGGCTCGGGGTCGCGCGCGGGACCGTGCAGGCGCGGCTCGACCGGCTTCAGTCCAATGGAGTCATCCGGGGGTTCGGGCCGCAGGTCGATCCCGCGGCCCTCGGATATCCCGTCACCGCCTTCGCGACGCTGCAGATCCGGCAGGGGCAAGGGGCGGACGTACGGGCGCACTTGACGACCGTGCCCGAGGTGCTGGAGCTGCACACGACGACGGGCGGCGGGGACATGCTGTGCCGGCTCGTGGCGCGGTCCAACGCCGATCTTCAGCGGGTGATCGACCGGGTTGTCGGTTTTGATGGCATCGTCCGGGCCTCCACGGCGATCGTCATGGAGAACCCCGTGCCGCTGCGGATCATCCCGCTGGTGGAGCAGGCCGCGGAGGACGACGACTGA
- the hppD gene encoding 4-hydroxyphenylpyruvate dioxygenase produces the protein MTQTTHTTPDTARQADPFPVKGMDAVVFAVGNAKQAAHYYSTAFGMKLVAYSGPENGSRETASYVLENGSARFVLTSVIKAATPWGHFLAEHVAEHGDGVVDLAIEVPDARAAYAYAVEHGARPVTEPYELKDEHGTVVLAAIATYGKTRHTLVERTGYDGPYLPGFTAADPIVQPPAHRTFQAIDHCVGNVELGRMNEWVAFYNKVMGFTNMKEFVGDDIATEYSALMSKVVADGTLKVKFPINEPAIAKKKSQIDEYLEFYGGAGVQHIALNTNDIVETVRTMRAAGVRFLDTPDSYYDTLGEWVGDTRVPVDTLRELKILADRDEDGYLLQIFTKPVQDRPTVFFEIIERHGSMGFGKGNFKALFQAIEREQEKRGNL, from the coding sequence ATGACTCAGACCACCCACACCACCCCGGACACCGCGCGGCAGGCAGACCCCTTCCCGGTCAAGGGAATGGACGCGGTCGTCTTCGCCGTGGGCAACGCCAAGCAGGCGGCGCACTACTACTCCACCGCCTTCGGCATGAAGCTGGTCGCCTACTCCGGACCGGAGAACGGCAGCCGCGAGACCGCGAGCTACGTCCTGGAGAACGGCTCAGCCCGCTTCGTCCTCACCTCCGTCATCAAGGCCGCCACCCCCTGGGGCCACTTCCTGGCCGAGCACGTGGCGGAGCACGGTGACGGCGTGGTCGACCTCGCCATCGAGGTCCCGGACGCCCGCGCCGCGTACGCCTACGCCGTCGAGCACGGCGCCCGCCCGGTCACCGAGCCCTACGAGCTGAAGGACGAGCACGGCACCGTCGTACTCGCCGCCATCGCCACGTACGGCAAGACCCGCCACACCCTGGTCGAGCGCACGGGCTACGACGGCCCCTACCTCCCCGGGTTCACGGCCGCGGACCCGATCGTCCAGCCGCCCGCCCACCGCACCTTCCAGGCCATCGACCACTGCGTCGGCAACGTCGAACTCGGCCGCATGAACGAGTGGGTCGCCTTCTACAACAAGGTCATGGGCTTCACGAACATGAAGGAGTTCGTGGGCGACGACATCGCGACCGAGTACAGCGCCCTGATGTCGAAGGTCGTCGCCGACGGCACGCTCAAGGTCAAGTTCCCGATCAACGAGCCCGCCATCGCCAAGAAGAAGTCCCAGATCGACGAGTACCTGGAGTTCTACGGCGGCGCCGGCGTCCAGCACATCGCCCTCAACACGAACGACATCGTGGAGACCGTACGGACCATGCGCGCGGCCGGCGTGCGGTTCCTCGACACCCCGGACTCCTACTACGACACCCTCGGCGAGTGGGTCGGCGACACCCGCGTACCCGTCGACACCCTGCGCGAACTGAAGATCCTGGCCGACCGCGACGAGGACGGCTACCTGCTGCAGATCTTCACCAAGCCGGTCCAGGACCGCCCGACGGTCTTCTTCGAGATCATCGAACGCCACGGTTCGATGGGCTTCGGCAAGGGCAACTTCAAGGCCCTCTTCCAGGCGATCGAACGGGAGCAGGAGAAGCGCGGCAACCTGTAA